The Medicago truncatula cultivar Jemalong A17 chromosome 4, MtrunA17r5.0-ANR, whole genome shotgun sequence genome includes a region encoding these proteins:
- the LOC25492107 gene encoding uncharacterized protein — protein MEKEIDTFLRKLSIASIAIASVTLISLFLITPDTCVPPEAPLKPHFRFPKSTCDFTSSRPSLPSDKKNNRLWSSRDWNNKLRSFSLIFLSIRDIGLLPNNTKVLCISAGAGHEVSALQRLGVEDVTGIELLESLPLVRRADPHNLPFFDGAFDFAFTARFDEALFPMRFAAEMERVVRGGGVSFVLVGECGANEVREVVRLFRNSRFVRSTNVTLSNVRMTSILMRTRKSSS, from the coding sequence ATGGAGAAAGAAATTGACACATTCCTTAGAAAACTTTCCATAGCCTCTATAGCCATAGCTTCAGTAACACTCATATCTCTATTCCTTATCACCCCCGATACATGCGTTCCACCCGAAGCGCCGTTAAAACCCCACTTCCGCTTCCCTAAATCCACCTGCGACTTCACCTCCTCCCGCCCCAGCCTCCCCTCCGACAAGAAAAACAACCGTCTCTGGTCCTCACGCGACTGGAACAACAAACTCCGATCATTTTCCCTTATTTTCCTCTCAATTCGCGATATTGGTCTTCTGCCTAACAATACTAAAGTCCTCTGCATTTCCGCGGGTGCCGGTCATGAAGTGTCTGCGTTACAGCGTCTTGGCGTGGAGGATGTAACCGGCATTGAGTTGTTAGAGTCTCTGCCTCTTGTTAGGCGTGCTGATCCGCATAATTTGCCTTTCTTTGACGGGGCGTTTGATTTTGCTTTCACTGCGAGATTTGATGAGGCGTTGTTTCCGATGAGATTTGCAGCTGAGATGGAGAGGGTTGTTAGGGGTGGTGGTGTTTCTTTTGTTCTTGTTGGGGAGTGTGGTGCTAATGAGGTGAGAGAGGTTGTGAGATTGTTTAGGAATTCTAGATTTGTTCGTTCTACTAATGTTACTTTGAGTAATGTTAGAATGACTAGTATTCTTATGAGAACTAGAAAATCTTCTTCATGA